From one Marmota flaviventris isolate mMarFla1 chromosome 1, mMarFla1.hap1, whole genome shotgun sequence genomic stretch:
- the LOC114107722 gene encoding olfactory receptor 7A10-like: MKSRNSTQISEFILLGFSEDPELQPLIFGLFLSMYLVTVLGNLLIILATISDSNLHTPMYFFLSNLSFVDICFTSTTIPKMLVNIQTQSKAITYAGCITQMYFFIHFAGLDIFLLTVMAYDRYVAICHPLHYTVIMNHGLCVLLVLMCWTLSFPNSLLQSLMALQLSFCTNVEIPHFFCELNQVVHRACSDTFLNDIVMYFSSLLLAFCTFTGILYSYSKIVSSIRAISSAQGKYKAFSTCVSHLSVVSLFYGTSLGVYLSSAVTPNSYSTATASVMYTVVTPMLNPFIYSLRNKDIKSALRRQLGGQL, from the coding sequence ATGAAATCAAGGAATAGCACACAGATTTCAGAATTCATTCTTCTAGGATTTTCAGAGGACCCAGAACTGCAGCCCCTCATCTTTGGgctgttcctgtccatgtacctggtcactgtgctggggaacctgctcatcatcctggccactATCTCAGACTCCAacctgcacacacccatgtacttcttcctctccaacctgtcctttgtggacatctgcttcacctccaccaccatccccaagatgctggtgaacatccagACACAGAGCAAGGCCATTACCTATGCAGGCTGCATCACCCAGATGTACTTTTTCATACACTTTGCAGGGCTGGACATCTTTCTTCtgactgtgatggcctatgaccggtatgtggccatctgtcacccacTGCACTACACAGTCATCATGAACCATGGGCTCTGTGTGTTGCTGGTTCTAATGTGCTGGACCTTGAGTTTCCCAAATTCCCTGTTACAAAGCTTAATGGCGTTGCAACTGTCCTTCTGCACAAATGTGGAAATCCCCCACTTCTTTTGTGAACTTAACCAGGTGGTCCACCGTGCTTGTTCTGACACTTTTCTCAATGACATAGTgatgtatttttcatctttactTCTGGCTTTCTGTACCTTCACTGGCATCCTTTACTCTTACTCTAAGATAGTGTCCTCCATCCGTGCAATCTCTTCAGCTCAGGGcaagtacaaagccttctccacctgtgtgTCTCACCTCTCTGTGGTCTCCTTATTTTATGGCACAAGCCTGGGTGTGTACCTCAGTTCTGCTGTGACCCCAAACTCATACTCTACTGCAACAGCCTCTGTGATGTACACTGtagtcacccccatgctgaaccccttcatctacagtctCAGGAACAAGGACATTAAGAGTGCTCTGAGAAGACAATTGGGAGGGCAACTATAG